The genomic segment TGGTGCCGTCTTCGTTGGGGGTGAACTCCTCTATGCAGGTGGAGCGCTTATAACCACCACCATTGGGCAGTTTGCCGTTGTGATAGAACATGTAATAGTGTCCTTTGAACTCCACACTGCCGCCGTGAATGGTGAAACTGTTCTGAGCCTGATCCAGAATCTTTCCCTGATATGTCCATGGACCAGTAGCCTTGTTGGCAGTGGAGTAGGCCCAATGTTCTGGCACACCACCAGCGGCATACTCCAGATAGTACTTGCCGTTGCGCTTGTAAAGCCATGATGCCTCTTCGAAGTTTGGATCACCATTATCGTTTTTGTGTGGTCCGAAGGCTGTTTCGCTCTTGACATTTACAGATATCTCAGAACCTGTGAAAGAAGTCATATTCTTGTTCAACTTGACGTACCATAGGTTATTGTTGCCATAATAAAGGTATGCCTGACCATTGTCGTCGATGAATACCGTGGGGTCAATCTTGAACCATCCCTTTACCAGTGGTTTCTTGATGGGGTCTTTATATGGTCCTGCAGGGTTGTCGGCTACAGCTACGCCGATGCCAGGATAAGCCTCGCCTTTGATGGTAGCTGTGACGTACCAGTACCATTTGCCATTGCGCTCAATGCACTGACTGGCCCAGCAGTCATTGTTCTGCTTGGCCCATGAAGAGAAAGTTGCTGATGTCAGTGGCGTGCCTCGATATGTCCAGTTGACCATATCGACAGTGCTATATAGCAGCCAGTCTTTCATCGTGAAATAGTTGTTCTCTGTTTGGTTTTCGTCGTGGTCAACGAAGAGATACAGGGTGTCGCCATGCACATAAGGAGCAGGGTCGGGTGTGTAACGATCACAGATGATGGGATTCTGAGCCTGAAGCGAAGCCGTGGCAATGCAGGCAAAGATGGTTGATAGTAAGTTGTTTTTAGTCATTTCCTTAATAATTTCTTGCAAAATTAGTAAATTCCGCTGATATTTGGGGATTAATGTGTATATTTGTGGCATATTTTGATATTTTTTAGTATATGAACTTTTTAGAATTAGTAAAACAGAGATACAGCTGCCGTGATTATCAGGCGAAAGCTGTAGAGCAGGAGAAGTTGGATTATATTATGGAGTGTGTTCGTATGGCACCTTCTGCAGTTAATAAGCAGCCATGGAAGTTTCACTTTGTGACTGATGAGGCCGACAAGGCCAAGCTCCTAACGTGTTATCGTCGTGACTGGTTGGCTTCGGCTCCAATGTATATCATCTGCTCTGTGCTTCATGATGAGGAGTGGGTACGTTTTGATGGCAAACCTCATGGTAATATTGATATTGCCATTGCTGTGGAGCATCTTTGTCTGGCAGCTACTGAGCATGGACTGGCCACCTGCTGGGTGTGCAACTTCGACGCTGCACAATGCAAAGAGCTCTTCGCTCTGCCTGAGAGCGAAGAGCCCGCTGTGATCATCCCTATTGGCTATGCTGCCGATGAGATGAAAGATAAGAAGCGCAAGGAAATGAGCGCTATTTGTTGATCTTCAATACTGGCGCAATCTTATTGCAGGGGGCGGGAAGTTTTACTTCCAGTCCCTCGGCAGTTTGACGTGCTTTGAGTTTTCCATAGCCAAGAAGATGAACACTGGTAATCGTCTTCTTGAAGTTCTTGTTGCCTTTGGCCAACGACTTGATGACGAGTTTGCCGTCCTTAGGCCATCCCATGGCTGTAGCATAGAGGTGCTTCTTGGTCTGGTTGAAGCGGATGTCGCGTGCGTCCATGCCATTATACTGGCCCTCGTTGAATCCTTGAGCGTTGATGTCTATCTTCTTTTCGGCCACGGGTCCTTCGCCAAATTTTACCCAAGGACGTGTGCCAAAGATGCTTTCGCCATTCTGTGTCATCCAAGCCTCCAACTCGTCGAGGAATGCAGCGGCTTTCTCATCGTAGGTGCCATCGGCACGCAGAGGGATGTTTAACAGGAGGTTACCATTCTTTGAAACGATATCGACCAACTGTTTTACCAGATTGGTTGCCGTGCGATAGCCATGCTTATAGGTGTTGGTGTTGTAGTGCCAGTCGCCAATACAGTTGCATGTCTGCCAAGGCTCTTCTATCATCTGGTTGGGGGCACCACGCTCTACATCCCAGGTGAGGGCTTTTTTCTGATCCTCACTCAGAATCTTGCCAAAGACAACACCACGCGGATTCTTGTTATAAAGATGCGTGGCAATCTTCAGACCACAGTCGCTGATGGGGTAGAAGGGGAGTACGGTGACATCGAAATAGATGAGATCGGGGTTATAGCGGTTGATGGCATCGATGGTGCGGTCGAAGAAGTTGGTGACAAACTCCTGTGACGGAGGACAAGCACCGTTGTCCCAGCCCCACTGAGCATGGATGCGACCGTTGTCCCATGAACCTTGACTCATAGGATGGTTCTGCTGATAGAGCATCTGTGGGTCAAGACCTTCCCACCATTTGCCCTTGCCGTCTTCTTTGGTCAGGTTGCCATCGTAATATACTCCTTTCTTATCACCCTTCAGGTCGTAACGCTGTGAGGGCTCGAACCATGTCCAGGCGTGGTCGGCGTGAAATGAGATGCCTAAAGGAAGTCCCGCCTTCTTGGCAGCGCGTGCCCAACCTTCAAGGATGTCTTTCTTTGGACCGATATTCTTTGAGTTCCATGGTTGGTATTTTGAATCCCATAGGTCGTAATTGTCGTGGTGGTTACCTAATACAAAGAAATACTGTGCACCACAGCGCTTGTAGCGCTCTACCAATGCCTCTGGATCCCATTTCTCGGCCTTGAAGAGGGGAAGGATGTCTTTGTAGCCAAACTCGGAGGGATGGCCGTAGTGCTCACGATGGTAGTTATACTGCCCACCTCCCTCAAGATAAAGACCGCGCGCCATCCAATCGCCAGAACCTTCAACGCACTGCGCACCCCAGTGGGCCCAGATGCCAAATTTGGCATTGCGAAACCATTCGGGGGTCTGGTGAGTCTCCAACGATTGCCATGTGGGTTCATACTGTCCTTTCAGCATCTGCTCGTGTTTTTCCGACACGGGCACCTGATACTTTTGGGCTGTCGTTGGCAAGAGCGTCAGCCAGAGAAGGTTAGTCATTAAAAACTTTTTGTTCATAGTAGTTGTATTTTTTTTGTTTTGTGTATGTATCAAGTGCAAAAGTACGGAAAAAAGCGGATAAAGGCGTTTGTCTCATGCGATTTTTTGTAAAATGAAACAATTTCGAAAGAATGAGACACATAGAGACATGCCAGTTTGTGGGAAAATATGTAATTTTGCACGCGATAAACGATAACTAAACCAATTTTACAATGAAACAAACCATTAAATCAGCCGTTGTCTTACTGCTAGCAATGTCTAGCACGGCTGTTTGGGCACAAGGACTAAAAGACGCCTACAAAAAAGAATTTATGATTGGCGTTGCAGTCAATGGTCGTAATGTGAGTAACCCTGAGCAGATGGCTCTGATCAAGAAGGAGTTCAACAGCATCACTGCTGAGAACGACATGAAGCCTCAGCCCACGGAACCTAAGGAGGGTCAGTTCAACTGGGAAGCAGCTGACCGTATTGCTAACTTCGCACGTCAGAACGGCATCAAACTGCGTGGCCACTGCTTGATGTGGCACTCACAGATTGGTGAGTGGATGCTGGGTGACAATCCAACAAAGGAAGTTTTCTATGCTCGTATGAAGAATCATATCCAGCAGGTGGTTAGCCGCTACAAGGATGTGGTTTATTGCTGGGATGTGGTTAATGAGGCCATGACCGATGACAAGAATGCAATGGACCCTTATCGTCAGAGTGCTATGTACAAACTCTGTGGCGATGAGTTTATTGCCAAGGCTTTCCAGTTTGCCCGTGAAGCCGACCCGAAAGCTCTGCTTTTCTATAATGACTATAATGAATGCGACCCCGTGAAGAGCCAGCGTATATATAATATGGTGAAAGCCATGAAGCAGGCTGGTGTGCCCATTGATGGTATCGGTATGCAGGGTCACTATAATATCTATGGTCCTACGGAGAAAGAAGTAGATGATGCTATCACTCTTTATAAGAAGATCGTGAAGCACATCCACGTGACGGAGCTTGATATCCGTGTGAACGAGGAGATGGGTGGTCAGCTCCGCTTTAGCCGCGACGGTGCTACGGTGACCGACTCAGTGAAGCAGCATCTGGCCGATCAGTATGCTCGCGTGTTCCGCGTGTTCCGTAAGCACAGCGACGTTATCGACTGTGTAACGTTCTGGAATCTGGGCGACCGCGACTCTTGGTTGGGCGCAGCCAACTATCCTCTGCCTTTCGATTCAGAGTACAAGCCTAAGTTGGCTTATGAGTATATCAAGGCAAAGAAGGCTCCCGCATGGGATATGCCTAAGAAGCCTGTTCGCCAGCCTCGTGCTCAGCAACAGCAGCGTCAGCAGCCTCGCGAGTTTAATGCTGCTATGGCTTTCCGCAAGGTTGACGGTGTGAAGGACGACTTCAAGCCTTCTTCAAAAAACCAGCCTGGTCAGGAGTATCCTCAGGTGAACTCTCAGGGTTATGTTCGTTTCCGTGTACAGGCTCCCGATGCCAAGGCTGTAACTGTTAGCCTCGGACTGGGGGGACAGGGCGGTACCAAGTTGCGTCGCTTCTTTGACGGCTCATGGATTGGTCAGACTGAAGGCCCGATGGATGAAGGCTTCCACTACTATCATCTCACCGTTGATGGTGGTACGCTGAACGATCCTGGAACAAACAACTATTATGGCTCTTGTCGTTGGGAGAGTGGTATTGAGATTCCCGCCAAGGATCAGGACTTCTATGCTGAGAAGAACGTAGAGCATGGTCAGGTGAGCGAGGTTCGCTTCTGGAGTGAGAGCACCAACTGCCTGAGACGCGCATTTGTTTATCTGCCACCTACCTATGGCAAGAACAAGAAGGAGAAGTTCCCCGTGCTTTACTTGCAGCATGGTTGGGGTGAGAATGAGTATGCTTGGAGTAACCAGGGACATGCTAACCTCATCATGGATAACTTGCTGGCCGAGGGTAAGTGCAAGCCTTTCATCATCGTGATGACCTATGGCATGACCAACGATATTAAGTTCGGTGGACTGGGCGGTTTTACTGCTAAGGAGTTTGAGACGGTGCTCTGCGATGAGCTCGTTCCTTACATCGATAGTCACTTCAATACCATTGCTAAGAAGGAAAGCCGTGCTATGGCTGGCTTGTCAATGGGTGGTATGGAAACGAAGACAATCACCCTCCGTCGTCCTGAGATGTTCGGTTCTTGGGGATTGCTGAGTGGTGGTACCTATGCTCCTGAGGATATCAAAGATCCTAAGCAGGTGAAGTATATCTTTGAGAGCTGCGGTTCGAAAGAGAATCCTGAAGGCATCAACAAGAGCATAGAGGCTCTGAAAGCTGCCGGCTATAATGCACAGGGCTATGTCAGTGAGGGTACCGCACATGAGTTCCTGACCTGGCGTCGTAGTCTCTATCAGATGGCTCAAAGGCTTTTCCAATAAATTTAATCTAAAGACCAAACCTTAAATATCTGCCGGCATAGGTCAGTTAATATTGACTTATGCCGGCTTTCTTTTGTTCCTGCAACAAATACTAAAGATAACGAAACGAATGACACATGGATGTTTGCTGCTTTTTTCATAATTTTGCAGACAAAATAACTAAAATGAGAAAAGTAGTACTGACCTTTACGATGCTTCTGCTGACAACTATGTCGGCTTTTGCACAACAGAAATCAACATTGAAAATAGACGCAACAGCCAAACACCAGAAAATAACTGGCTTTGGTGGCTTTGTCTGTTCACCGCAGTTTACGTATAACCACATGTCTAACACAGAGATAAAGAAGGTGTGGGGAGAAACGAGTACGGTGGGCTGTAACATTATGCGTCTTTATATTCCTATTGGAAAGAATGCATGGCCGCAATCGTTGGCTACGGCAAAACTGGCTAAACAGATGGGACTCATTGTCTTTGCTTCGCCTTGGGGGCAACCGGCTGAGTGGAAGACCAACGGCACGTCGAATGCAAAAAATGAGGATGGTACCACGGGAAAGCTGAAAAAAGAGAATTGGGCTGACTATGCACAGTATTTGGAGGAATATGTGCAGTATCTGCGTGATAACGGTGTGGAACTTGATGCTATCAGTATTCAGAACGAGCCCGACTGGCCCGCTCAGTATGCAGGATGTCTATGGGACGCCTCGGAGATAGCACAGTTTGTGAAAACGTATGGCCGCACTATCAGTTGCAAGATTATGGCCCCTGAGACGTTGGCCGTCAGTGATAGTTATGCCAATGCGTTGAATAAAACTGATGTGCTGCCCTGCTTTGACATCTATGGTGGACATCAATATGGCGGCATACAAAGTGCCTACAAGAACCTTGGTAAGAAGGGAAAGGAGATTTGGATGACGGAGTACCTGATTAACTGGAATGAGGTGGAAGGCAATACTAGAAACTATGACTTTTCGAAGGACTTCTTTAACTTCTTTACGGCCATCAATACTTGTATGCTGGGCGACTTCAATGCGTGGATTCATTATGCTGCCAAACGCTATTATGGCATGATGGGCGACGGCCAGCGCGGTGCTGGTAGTAGTGGATCGATTACTAAGCGTGGTTATA from the Prevotella sp. E15-22 genome contains:
- a CDS encoding glycoside hydrolase family 43 protein, whose product is MTKNNLLSTIFACIATASLQAQNPIICDRYTPDPAPYVHGDTLYLFVDHDENQTENNYFTMKDWLLYSTVDMVNWTYRGTPLTSATFSSWAKQNNDCWASQCIERNGKWYWYVTATIKGEAYPGIGVAVADNPAGPYKDPIKKPLVKGWFKIDPTVFIDDNGQAYLYYGNNNLWYVKLNKNMTSFTGSEISVNVKSETAFGPHKNDNGDPNFEEASWLYKRNGKYYLEYAAGGVPEHWAYSTANKATGPWTYQGKILDQAQNSFTIHGGSVEFKGHYYMFYHNGKLPNGGGYKRSTCIEEFTPNEDGTIPHINFTTKGVAPLQALNPFVLQQAETINQCQGVLCVGDHTGCYVTNIKTGNYIKVRNVDFGTAGAKSFKARVKVNKKSTLYIRTNSKSGSIKGRITIEPTNGEWTDVTCDLTSPISGVQDLFFTFSGSIGSESSLFDFDSWQFSEEPTGILSLENKKREVNDSSYDLQGRKTKAKGISIRDGKKVVKK
- a CDS encoding alpha-L-fucosidase, which encodes MNKKFLMTNLLWLTLLPTTAQKYQVPVSEKHEQMLKGQYEPTWQSLETHQTPEWFRNAKFGIWAHWGAQCVEGSGDWMARGLYLEGGGQYNYHREHYGHPSEFGYKDILPLFKAEKWDPEALVERYKRCGAQYFFVLGNHHDNYDLWDSKYQPWNSKNIGPKKDILEGWARAAKKAGLPLGISFHADHAWTWFEPSQRYDLKGDKKGVYYDGNLTKEDGKGKWWEGLDPQMLYQQNHPMSQGSWDNGRIHAQWGWDNGACPPSQEFVTNFFDRTIDAINRYNPDLIYFDVTVLPFYPISDCGLKIATHLYNKNPRGVVFGKILSEDQKKALTWDVERGAPNQMIEEPWQTCNCIGDWHYNTNTYKHGYRTATNLVKQLVDIVSKNGNLLLNIPLRADGTYDEKAAAFLDELEAWMTQNGESIFGTRPWVKFGEGPVAEKKIDINAQGFNEGQYNGMDARDIRFNQTKKHLYATAMGWPKDGKLVIKSLAKGNKNFKKTITSVHLLGYGKLKARQTAEGLEVKLPAPCNKIAPVLKINK
- a CDS encoding nitroreductase family protein, which codes for MNFLELVKQRYSCRDYQAKAVEQEKLDYIMECVRMAPSAVNKQPWKFHFVTDEADKAKLLTCYRRDWLASAPMYIICSVLHDEEWVRFDGKPHGNIDIAIAVEHLCLAATEHGLATCWVCNFDAAQCKELFALPESEEPAVIIPIGYAADEMKDKKRKEMSAIC
- a CDS encoding endo-1,4-beta-xylanase → MKQTIKSAVVLLLAMSSTAVWAQGLKDAYKKEFMIGVAVNGRNVSNPEQMALIKKEFNSITAENDMKPQPTEPKEGQFNWEAADRIANFARQNGIKLRGHCLMWHSQIGEWMLGDNPTKEVFYARMKNHIQQVVSRYKDVVYCWDVVNEAMTDDKNAMDPYRQSAMYKLCGDEFIAKAFQFAREADPKALLFYNDYNECDPVKSQRIYNMVKAMKQAGVPIDGIGMQGHYNIYGPTEKEVDDAITLYKKIVKHIHVTELDIRVNEEMGGQLRFSRDGATVTDSVKQHLADQYARVFRVFRKHSDVIDCVTFWNLGDRDSWLGAANYPLPFDSEYKPKLAYEYIKAKKAPAWDMPKKPVRQPRAQQQQRQQPREFNAAMAFRKVDGVKDDFKPSSKNQPGQEYPQVNSQGYVRFRVQAPDAKAVTVSLGLGGQGGTKLRRFFDGSWIGQTEGPMDEGFHYYHLTVDGGTLNDPGTNNYYGSCRWESGIEIPAKDQDFYAEKNVEHGQVSEVRFWSESTNCLRRAFVYLPPTYGKNKKEKFPVLYLQHGWGENEYAWSNQGHANLIMDNLLAEGKCKPFIIVMTYGMTNDIKFGGLGGFTAKEFETVLCDELVPYIDSHFNTIAKKESRAMAGLSMGGMETKTITLRRPEMFGSWGLLSGGTYAPEDIKDPKQVKYIFESCGSKENPEGINKSIEALKAAGYNAQGYVSEGTAHEFLTWRRSLYQMAQRLFQ